Genomic window (Escherichia fergusonii ATCC 35469):
AGGCTTCGCCCTGGTAACGAGCTTTCACCAGTGCAGCCCCACCAAAGGCTGGCTGCTCTGGCGAAAGAATGCGGTCATAACAGTCGAGCCGTTCCAGCGCCGCAGATTCCCGCCGACAGGACTGCATGGACTGTAACGTAGCTGCCGCATCCGAAGGGGTCGTTGTAGCAGCGGCTACCGCCACACCAGCCATTGATGATGTCTCTGCGGTCGCGGCACTGGCGGGTAAGCCCACCATCAGGCCCGCGATAAACCATCCTGTCTGCCGGAAAACGCGCAACCTGCTCATAAAACAGCTTCATCCTCTGTGACGGACTCGTCGTTCTGAGCATCTTCCACGTCTGCCGTGAATGCACCGTCTGCCGCCGACAGACGAATCCGGGCAATCGCCGTGTTGGCCGCCATTTTCTGCAACAGCAGCAGGGAGAGCGGCGGCAGCATGTCGCCGTCGATGACCGATTCGAGCATCCTCGCGCCGTTTTCCGCGCGGGTGACGCGGCTCATGATTTCGTCCGTTACTTCCGGTTCAATAATCACTTCTGCACCAAAGCGGCTGCGCAGCACGTTATCCAGACGGGTGAGTTTCCCGGCAATGATGGTGGCGAGCGTCTCTTTCGACAGCGGCAGGTACGGCACCACTTCCATACGCGCCAGCAGGGCAGGTTTAAAGAAGTCCGCCAGCACCGGATACAGGGCTTCCTGCATGGTTTCTGGGTCACCGGCGTGTTCGACAATCACCTGATAGCCGAGGTTGGAGGTGAGGAAGAAGACGATGTTTTTACAGTCAATCAGGCGGCCTTCGCCGTCTGCCATCTCGCCCTTGTCGAACGCCTGGTAGAACAGGTTAAGCACATCCGGGTGCGCTTTTTCCACTTCGTCGAGCAACACCACAGAATAAGGTTTCTGGCGAATCGCTTCGGTCAGCACGCCGCCTTCACCATACCCGACATAGCCCGGAGGGGAACCAATCAGCCGCGAGACGGTGTGCTTCTCCTGGAACTCGGACATATTGATGGTGGTCAGATACTGGCGACCGCCGTAGAGCAGTTCTGCCAGTTGCAGGACGGTTTCGGTTTTACCCACGCCGCTGGGGCCGGCCAGCAGGAACGCGCCCAGCGGGCGTCCCGGACGGCGCAGGTCGGCGCGTGCAGTCAGCAGGTGTTTATGCAGGCTGGCAATCGCCAGGTCCTGTCCTTTGATGGTGTCACCAAGCCACTTCGGCAGGTCGGTGATGACCGACATTTCATTCTGCGACAGGCGGTTAAGCGGAACGCCAGTCCATTCGGCAATCACCGCCGCAATCTGTTTTTTATCGACATGCGGGGAAACCAGCAACCGGTCGTTATGCAGGGTGTCCAGTTCGGCGGTGAGCTGGGTCAGCCTCTGCACCGGGGAAACTGTTTCAGCGGTCTCTTCAGGCTGTGTGCTGCCAGCATCATCAGTCGATTCAGCATCGGTATTATCCTGTTCTGACTCTGACGGCGTATCCTCCATGGCATCCACGCCCAGTAACTGCTGGCGCAGCGCGATAATTTCCCGTACCAGCGTCTGCTGCTGGTGCCAGGCCGCTTCCAGTTCATCCAGCGCCGCCAGTGTTTCATCATACTGCACCAGTACCTCGGTCATCCGTGAGGTGTCGGTACGCAGCCCGATGCGAAGCTCGCGCTCAAGCTGGCGAATTTCCGCCTCCTGCTGGTGGCTCAGAGTGGTCAGCACCGAGATTTGCTTCGGCGGCGATGACAGGTTGATGGCCACGCGGGCGCAGGCGGTATCCAGCACATCAATGGCTTTGTCCGGCAACTGACGCCCGGAGAGATAACGCTCACTTAATGTCGCAGCGGCCTGCAAGGCGTCATCATCAATCAGCACGCCGTGAGACTGTTCATAGACCGCCGACAGACCGCGCAGAATAATGGTGGCTTCGGCGGCGTTGGGTTCGCTGACCTTCACCAACTGGAAGCGGCGCGACAGGGCGGCGTCTTTCTCGAAGTATTTTTTGTATTCGCTCCATGTGGTGGCGGCGATGGTTTTCAGTTCGCCGCGCGCCAGCGCTGGTTTCAGCAGGTTGGAGATATCCAGCCCACCCTGCTGGTTGCCCGCGCCAATCAGGGTATGTGCTTCGTCGATAAACAGAATGACCGGCACCGGGGAGGAAATAACCTCCGCCATCAGCCCCTTGAAGCGTTTTTCGAATTCGCCCTTCACCGATGCCCCGGCCTGTAATGCACCCAGGTCAAGGGTCATGATATCGGTGTTTTTCAGCTTGTCCGGCACCTGGCCTGCCACGATGCGCAGCGCCAGCCCTTCAATCAGCGCGCTTTTACCCACGCCTGCTTCACCCACCACTACCGGATTGTTTTTACGGCGGCGGCAGAGAATGTCGAGCATCAGGTCGATTTCGTGGTCGCGGCACAGTACCGGGTCAAGCCTGCCGTTACGGGCGTCTGCGGTCATGTTTTTGGCGTAGCGGGCAAGCAGGCTGTCCCCTGTATCCACCATCGTATTCATGGTCTGACCGTCAGCATTCCGCATCGCGGTTTCTGCTGACTCGCGCGTCCACTGCGCAAAATCCTGTTGCAGGCGGTCGCGGTTAATGCCGGTCAGCAGTCGGGCAACGGCGGGCGGAACATAACGCAACGGCGAGTGCAGAAGCGCCAGCAACAGTACACCGCCACGCAGTTCGTTGTGCTGCATCTCTGCGGAGGCCAGCAGCCAGCCCTCTTTCAGCCATTCAACCAGCATCGGAGAAAATGCCGGGTAGCCGTCTGCCATTCGTACAGTGGCATAGCGCTCCTCTGTTAACGACTGGCGTAGCGTGTCCACGGTAATGTCCACCTGCTCTGTAATAACCCGCAGATCGCTTCGCGGTATGGCGAGCATCTGAATAAGCACATGGCTGACGGTAATTTCTGCCGACTGCTGGCTCATGCATTCTGAAGCCGCCATTTCCAGCGCCTGTTTGGTGAACGGGTTAAGGCGCTTAACCAGTGCAGCTAAATCAATCTGAATCATATGTATCCTTACCTGGCAAGCAGCCGGTTTAACTGGTGAAGAATATCCTGTGTCTGACTGTCCAGGCGGAGCAGGTAAAACAGATAAAACAGCGCCAGCACCACCACTCCCCCCAAAAAGAGGTGCCTGATGGTCAGACGTTGCATCAACTGGTAGCGTCCACCTTGTGTTTTTTTGTCCTGATGCAGCAGCGGAAAGGGAGCATCGCCACGCAGTTTGTGCAGCACGTGATGCAGACGACGGTAGATTTGTTCAAATTCATCCGGGTTCTGTACCGCAACCTTATAGCGCCCGCGAAAGCCCAGAGAAAAACAGATATAAAGGAATTCGAGTAAATCCTGATAACGCTTCGGTTCACGCAACAGGCGTTCCAGCAGAATGAAGACTTTCTCACCGCCCCAGGCTTCGTTATGGAAATGCACCAGCAACGACTGTTTGATCCACTCGTTTTTATTTGACCAGCCATTCCCCAGCGCGGCTTCATCAATAAAAGTGCAGAGGATGTAACGGAACGAGACAATGATGCCGGGCTCATAACCCTGCTCCTGGAGTAATTGCTCTACTGCCTGCACATCGGTGACCACCTGGCTGAACAGGTGATCCGGCATCGTCTGGCTGTTCATGGTTGTCAGGCGCATCACCATCCCCAGCAGCGGCGTGGCGGCATCGATCATTGGATTCAGGCTGTTGCCTCGCAGGGGAAGACGATACTGGCGACAGGAGATCTCCTCCTGAAAAATATCAGGCGCCACCAGCGGCCTCTTTTCCACCACCGGAGTGTCGCTATTTTCAGGTAACAGGGCAGCCTGTTCACTCATGAGCCTGGCCCCTTATCGCCCACAGTTGCATGTCCAGCTCCGGGAAGGTGCCGGAAATATGCAGTGACAGCGCACCGGCTTTCACCACGTCCTGCCAGGCTGATGCACCTTTATCCAGGTCGAAATAAACAAAACCTTCATGGTATGGCAACTGACGCGGTGCTGCGGTCCGTGGAACCAGCGGAATACCCGGAACCTGTACGCTGACCACATCGCGAATTTTATTGCTGGCGGCAACTTTCGACTGCTGGGTAAACTGGAGAATAATCTGGTTATGCGGCATTCGCGCCCGGACAGCCAGCACAAAGGAAGCAGACTGCAACAACGTCGGATCGTTAACAGTGGCGGTATAAATTCCGTCCATAAAGCGCAATGGCAGGTTTTGAGCCCGTGGCATCAGCACGATATTAAGCGTCCTGCGTAATTCCGGGATCACTGTATTAAACGACAAGGTGAGATCGTGGTGATCGTAAGGCTCCACAGGACAGGGCAAACGACTGTTCTCAGTGAAAGTCATCAGTTCGCCCAGTAATTTCACCAGATCCAGATAAAAATCCTCCGGATGCAGGGTGTGCAGGTGTGAGCGGTGAGTGAAGTGCATCTGGTTACGGTTGAGGATCTGCAACATCATAAACTCGGCCACATCGGCAATGCCGCTTTGTTCCGGCGAACCAATACGACTTGCCAGTTCAATTGCCCGGCTGGCGACCAGCCCCTGAATCTCTCCGGCAAACCGACCCAGCGTGTTGCTAACGCGAACAGACTGGCAGGTGGGAATAAAGTTTTCATCCAGCACCAGTGCGCCATTAGCCAACCTATCGCGGATACGGCACAAAGGCAGCGTGACCATACCGCTCCGATCCTCACCACCGCCGACAATCCTGGGGGTAAGCTGCGCCAGCAACAGTTGCCTGACATCCCCTTCATCGGTGTGTAAATCGCGTACATCGGCATAGTTAAGACGATAACGTCGGGAACTCTGCCCGGCGCTGTGGTGGCCATCCACTTCATTAATAACATCACTAATAACGGGCAAGGCCAGATAAATGATGTGGCTTTCAGGTGTATTCAGTACCTTTGGTTCTAATGGCTCTGGCAGTAAATCCTGATCAGGAATGCTGAAAACCGTGCCGTCCGGCATACAGCCTTCAGCATGATCAATATGAATTTTACCCTGGCTCAATAAGTCGATATTGAGAGACAACCGGGTGAATCCCCAGAAAAAGTCACTCTGAGCATTCAGGCGATTACCAAGGATATAATCGTTATAACGTTGCTGTTGCTGAAAATGCTGTGGCTGAACAAATAGCCCCTCCTGCCAGATCACCTTATTTTTAATGGTCGCCATTATCAGTTGTCCTCTTTTTTCATTTCGATACTGCCCTGTCGTACATGTACCAGCAGGCGGTAGTTGTGGCCGACGCCATCCACCGGCTCTATCTGTTTCCACTCGGTGGCCTGGTCATCAGAAAAATAGGCCACAACGCCAATAAACTGCGTTTTCTCATCCAGCTTCACTGGCGGCAGGGTTTTGATGGTGTCCGGCAGCAGATTAAAATCCTGATGATCGATATAGTTTTTACCCAGCACATCCGGCAGTGGCGTACTGGCAATCTGGTCATAGTCCGCAGCCTGCAACTTCGAGTCGTCACTCAGATAGACCAGTTGTACATCCACAGCCGCTGCTTCGCCGTCCGCATTGGTATTCGTGTCCGGTTCGGTCAGCAACGTAACCGTAACCTCAGAGGGTTGTTCAGTTATCTTCCCAACCGGGATATCCGGGTTTTTGATCACCTGACTGATTTTTTTCACTGTTTCGCATCCCGTCAGAGTGATGTTGAACAGCATCACCATTGCGCAGACACGGAAAAAACGCCCAGTCATGCTTCTGGCTCCCGCTGTTTTTCACGAAGAACCCGGTCATAGACCTGGGCGTAGACTTCGTTAAACAACATCTCAAACCCCTGCTGGCGATCTGACGCCAGTTCATCGTAGTAGTTGCAGTACATCTGCCATGCCCCGGCATCATCCAGTGGCTGGCGTAACTCATGGCTTCGACGGTACTGGACAAAACGTCGTATCAGACTCTGAGGGGAAAATGCGTCCAGCAACACACGCAGCGACTCCACAATCGCTGCCCGGTTGGCATCATCGTGATGGCGGATATTACGCAGGCTTTCCCCCACAGCTGCGGGAGCAGCCAGGTGTACAGGACTTTTTCCTTCGGCAAACATGACATCCAGCGCCGAGTCATAACTCATGTTCAGGCGCAACGGGTTATCCTCCAGCGGGCGCAGATGTTTATCTGACAGGCTGTTACGCCGCTGTTGCAGATCCAGCAGACCTTTAATGGCTGCCTGCAACGTTCGCCCGACTTCCTCAAGGAAATCATCGGCCTCTTTGGAGTTATGTACGGTCAGAGAACAGCCCAGCCCACGTAATAATGGCGTGACGGCAAGATGCCTTTGTGCCATCTCAACAGGCGTATCTTTATCCCGAGGTTCGGCATATATCGGAGGCAAATCCATAAACGGGGTATCAATCTCATTATTACGCGCAGTGCCGGATAAGAGGGACGATGACCTGCCCGGAGGCGTATCGGAGAACAGGGAACCCGCTACGGTCAGACTCTCCGTCTGGAGTACCTGTAAAGGATCAGTCGAGAAACTGTTAACTACCGTATCTGCCATCTGATGTTTGCGGGACATTCCCGGATATTCAGGCTGGCCTTCTGTCGTCAGCAGGATATCCACCAGGCGATCACGGTTAGTCACAATCGTTTCAGGCGCAGCCATCTGTTCGTCATAATCCGTGTGTTTTCCTTCGGACAGAAAAACTTTCAGGAGCAGTGATCCCAGTAAAATTTCATCGCCCTGCCGCAACTGGATTAGCGCGGAGGTGGCAGCAACAGGTGCCTGGTTGATCCAGATTTGCCCACTGAGATTTTTCAGGCAGAAGACACTACCCGACATCACTACCGCGCAGGCTTTGTCAGTAACCGTCTGCTCTCTGTCCTGTACAGACCAGTGGCAATCCTCTGCACTACCAATAGCACCTCCTTCACGGGTAAACAGGCATTTTGCGGGCCGCCCACTTTCCAGTTCACCACCATTCATCACCTGTAACAGAAGTGAAGGAGAAGATTGTTTGTTCTCAGCCATACTGGCTCCATATTGTTATCTGGTTACGACCTGACATTGATAATGACGCCGGATTCTGGCTCCGGCTGCCCGATAAAACTGGTCCATCCCAACAGGGAGTTTTGTGCCCGCCCCAGGACCATGCCCCCCGCCTGCTCCGGAGCAAAACCAAGACGCAAATCCCAGGCCAGTTGATCCCGCAGGATAAACGCCACAAACAGGGTCAGCGGTATAAAATTCAGGCCATTTGGCAGGAATGACAACAGACGATCTCGGGAAAGATTATTGATACACAACAAAAACTTACCGCTGCGATCCGGTATACGGCTACCAAGCGTAAAATTGCTTCCCAACACCGACTTCTCAATAAATTTTTTACCGGTGCGGGCGGTCCGTATTCCCAAACGGTTTTGCCTTTCTGGCGTAATATCCACCTGGCGTAACTGCCATCCTTCAAGGGAGACATCAGGTAAATCGAAGCAGTGAGAAATCAAACTACAGATGACTTCAGGTGAGCGCCCCGGACTTGCCAGCGTTCCGGCATAGGCCAGCATTTTGCTGTGGTTAATCGCAAGCTGATCGCGGAGAGATTCGCTTCCCAGCCCGACCAGTGCATACATACGCCGGGAAAAATCATCCACACCGCCATTACGAAAACAGACGTAATAACGGTATTTTCGCCAGATGTGATACAGAAATTGCGTCCAGCGATGAGCAAACAGATCAAGAAAACCTGCCAGCCCCTCTTCTTCCTGAGCAACCTCCAGCGCCAGTTCATCCAGGTAATAACCGGGCAATGGTGACTGACTGCCGTGCAGACCTGAAAATGAAACGGTGATGGCATACTGGCCGTTCTCTTTTTTCGTCAGGCTCACCACATCACTTTTAGGGAAGACAAGACTGGCATCAGCGACAAAATGCGCAATTTCGTCCTCCGGCTCCGTATCCAGAGAAACCACTGACCTGTGTCCGGTATGGCGATACAGGGACTCCATCAGCGCAAAAAAGTTATAGCTGCAAGC
Coding sequences:
- the tagH gene encoding type VI secretion system-associated FHA domain protein TagH translates to MAENKQSSPSLLLQVMNGGELESGRPAKCLFTREGGAIGSAEDCHWSVQDREQTVTDKACAVVMSGSVFCLKNLSGQIWINQAPVAATSALIQLRQGDEILLGSLLLKVFLSEGKHTDYDEQMAAPETIVTNRDRLVDILLTTEGQPEYPGMSRKHQMADTVVNSFSTDPLQVLQTESLTVAGSLFSDTPPGRSSSLLSGTARNNEIDTPFMDLPPIYAEPRDKDTPVEMAQRHLAVTPLLRGLGCSLTVHNSKEADDFLEEVGRTLQAAIKGLLDLQQRRNSLSDKHLRPLEDNPLRLNMSYDSALDVMFAEGKSPVHLAAPAAVGESLRNIRHHDDANRAAIVESLRVLLDAFSPQSLIRRFVQYRRSHELRQPLDDAGAWQMYCNYYDELASDRQQGFEMLFNEVYAQVYDRVLREKQREPEA
- the tssJ gene encoding type VI secretion system lipoprotein TssJ yields the protein MVMLFNITLTGCETVKKISQVIKNPDIPVGKITEQPSEVTVTLLTEPDTNTNADGEAAAVDVQLVYLSDDSKLQAADYDQIASTPLPDVLGKNYIDHQDFNLLPDTIKTLPPVKLDEKTQFIGVVAYFSDDQATEWKQIEPVDGVGHNYRLLVHVRQGSIEMKKEDN
- the tssH gene encoding type VI secretion system ATPase TssH — protein: MIQIDLAALVKRLNPFTKQALEMAASECMSQQSAEITVSHVLIQMLAIPRSDLRVITEQVDITVDTLRQSLTEERYATVRMADGYPAFSPMLVEWLKEGWLLASAEMQHNELRGGVLLLALLHSPLRYVPPAVARLLTGINRDRLQQDFAQWTRESAETAMRNADGQTMNTMVDTGDSLLARYAKNMTADARNGRLDPVLCRDHEIDLMLDILCRRRKNNPVVVGEAGVGKSALIEGLALRIVAGQVPDKLKNTDIMTLDLGALQAGASVKGEFEKRFKGLMAEVISSPVPVILFIDEAHTLIGAGNQQGGLDISNLLKPALARGELKTIAATTWSEYKKYFEKDAALSRRFQLVKVSEPNAAEATIILRGLSAVYEQSHGVLIDDDALQAAATLSERYLSGRQLPDKAIDVLDTACARVAINLSSPPKQISVLTTLSHQQEAEIRQLERELRIGLRTDTSRMTEVLVQYDETLAALDELEAAWHQQQTLVREIIALRQQLLGVDAMEDTPSESEQDNTDAESTDDAGSTQPEETAETVSPVQRLTQLTAELDTLHNDRLLVSPHVDKKQIAAVIAEWTGVPLNRLSQNEMSVITDLPKWLGDTIKGQDLAIASLHKHLLTARADLRRPGRPLGAFLLAGPSGVGKTETVLQLAELLYGGRQYLTTINMSEFQEKHTVSRLIGSPPGYVGYGEGGVLTEAIRQKPYSVVLLDEVEKAHPDVLNLFYQAFDKGEMADGEGRLIDCKNIVFFLTSNLGYQVIVEHAGDPETMQEALYPVLADFFKPALLARMEVVPYLPLSKETLATIIAGKLTRLDNVLRSRFGAEVIIEPEVTDEIMSRVTRAENGARMLESVIDGDMLPPLSLLLLQKMAANTAIARIRLSAADGAFTADVEDAQNDESVTEDEAVL
- the tssK gene encoding type VI secretion system baseplate subunit TssK, which produces MATIKNKVIWQEGLFVQPQHFQQQQRYNDYILGNRLNAQSDFFWGFTRLSLNIDLLSQGKIHIDHAEGCMPDGTVFSIPDQDLLPEPLEPKVLNTPESHIIYLALPVISDVINEVDGHHSAGQSSRRYRLNYADVRDLHTDEGDVRQLLLAQLTPRIVGGGEDRSGMVTLPLCRIRDRLANGALVLDENFIPTCQSVRVSNTLGRFAGEIQGLVASRAIELASRIGSPEQSGIADVAEFMMLQILNRNQMHFTHRSHLHTLHPEDFYLDLVKLLGELMTFTENSRLPCPVEPYDHHDLTLSFNTVIPELRRTLNIVLMPRAQNLPLRFMDGIYTATVNDPTLLQSASFVLAVRARMPHNQIILQFTQQSKVAASNKIRDVVSVQVPGIPLVPRTAAPRQLPYHEGFVYFDLDKGASAWQDVVKAGALSLHISGTFPELDMQLWAIRGQAHE
- the tssG gene encoding type VI secretion system baseplate subunit TssG gives rise to the protein MAGKDRSAHADIGQDTVFSDACSYNFFALMESLYRHTGHRSVVSLDTEPEDEIAHFVADASLVFPKSDVVSLTKKENGQYAITVSFSGLHGSQSPLPGYYLDELALEVAQEEEGLAGFLDLFAHRWTQFLYHIWRKYRYYVCFRNGGVDDFSRRMYALVGLGSESLRDQLAINHSKMLAYAGTLASPGRSPEVICSLISHCFDLPDVSLEGWQLRQVDITPERQNRLGIRTARTGKKFIEKSVLGSNFTLGSRIPDRSGKFLLCINNLSRDRLLSFLPNGLNFIPLTLFVAFILRDQLAWDLRLGFAPEQAGGMVLGRAQNSLLGWTSFIGQPEPESGVIINVRS
- the icmH gene encoding type IVB secretion system protein IcmH/DotU yields the protein MSEQAALLPENSDTPVVEKRPLVAPDIFQEEISCRQYRLPLRGNSLNPMIDAATPLLGMVMRLTTMNSQTMPDHLFSQVVTDVQAVEQLLQEQGYEPGIIVSFRYILCTFIDEAALGNGWSNKNEWIKQSLLVHFHNEAWGGEKVFILLERLLREPKRYQDLLEFLYICFSLGFRGRYKVAVQNPDEFEQIYRRLHHVLHKLRGDAPFPLLHQDKKTQGGRYQLMQRLTIRHLFLGGVVVLALFYLFYLLRLDSQTQDILHQLNRLLAR